The sequence below is a genomic window from Prosthecobacter dejongeii.
GTGAGGCTGCCTGCGGCGTGGCCGGTGGGCTGGCCGCTGCGGTCCCGCTGCAGGGTGTCTCGCACGGCCAGCTCGATGAGGGTTTCCCGCGTGGTCACTTCATCGGCCTGACCCTGGGCGATGGCGGCGAGGCGCTGGTCCAGCAGGTAGCGGGGGCCCTGGGCGGGACTCCTTTGAAATTCAGGCCTTGCCGAAGCCTAACAAGTTTTGCTTCCGCCTTAGAGTCAGTTGCTGCCCTGGTATCAATGAAACTGATAACTGAACTTCACGATGAGGGTGGGCGGGGGGATTTCCCTGGGTTGAGCACTTGAAGATCAATGGGGACGAGATAGCCCTCGGCATCTAGAATGAAGTTGCCTGGATGAGTATCGGCAATGACTGCGCCTGTATCAGGATGACGCCACTTGTTATAGCCATCCTTGATATATCCCTGCGCCTCCATCCAAGCGATGATCTGCGGCTCTGTCGGGGAGGTCCCTTGGATGAAAGGCTGCGAGATGATCACAGAGGGGCCGTCTGGACCTTCGACCACGCCTTCAAAGACAATGTCATCTTGAAATAATTCGTTAGACCAAGCGATGTTGTGTAGGTAGTCCACCAAGTTGCCTCGAGCACCAAAATTCGGTGCCTTCGTGGTCTTGATCACACGGCCTGTCAACGGGTGAGCATGAACATGATGTTCGGCTCCGCCTTCCAAGCTCTTGAGGTTCTTCCTTAACTCTTGGAATCGCTCTCCGTGGACGAGCCATCCTCCGTCTCGGGCCCACGATACCAAGGATTCGGACTCGGCACGGATCCGTTCGCCCGCATCTGCGCGTGCATTTCTTCCTGCGTCATTTTCTGCGCGCGCAGTGAGCTCTCGTAGCGCAGCCTGCGCATCTCTTCGGGGGTGGCTACTTTCACTTGAATCGGTTTCATGCATGTAAGGAAGTTGAAGCTTGGATGAATGGTATTCAGATTTAGAACGAGGTCGAATCAAAGATGGAGCTGATCCGCTGGATGGGAGTAGTCCTGGTAAAGTCGGATCTTTCTCGATCACTGTCCCCAGGCTGAGTGGATCGCTAGGGCTTGCATCCCCTGCCTGCGTAGCGCGTGGCTGGGCGAGGTAATCGGTGAGCTGGGTGAAGCGCTTTTCAATCTCGGTATGGCGGGCGGCGGCGGTGCTCAGGCTGCTGAGTTGGAGGAAGCCGCCTAGCTGGGCACGGGCCTCGGGCGGCAGCACGGTGAGCAGGGCATCCAGGCTGCGCAGGGCCTGCTGCTGGGCGCTGGTGGATGTGGGCTGTGCAGCCCAGGTGGCGTGTGCCGTGGCCAGGTGCTCACGCGCACGCTGGAGCAGCGCGGACTGCTGCTCAGGCTGCGTCTGCGCCTGCTCTCCTAAGGCCGCCGAGAGGGCCTCCAAGCGATCGCTGAGGCTGAGGGAATACGTTACGCCTCTGAGAGGCCAGTCAACTCTGCCTGAGTCAATCCCCGCATGAATGATGCTCTCCAATACTCCTCGCTCATGTGCTTCAAACGCGGATGCTGTGAGCACTGCTCTTTGTAGCGTTGATAAGCCGATTCCAGATGTGGCGGGATCGCCCACCATGACGGCTTCTCGGAAGTTGTCTTCGTTGAGTTCTTTTCCTGATTCGTTAATGAATCGCTCATTGGTGAAATCGTATCTCCATTTTCTCGCCTGTTCAATCGCTTTGAAAGCGTTGTCCATTTCCTTGGCAGCGAGGGATGCGATATTTTTGACATCTGAGGTATTACTCCACTGAACCTCTTGATGCGCATGAGGTTTAAGATGTTTGGTCGTTCCCCACCGTAAGGCACTGGCAAAGAAGTTTGAGGTGCGCCGCACAGCGTTGATCTCCGATAAGCCTTGAGGGTCATCACGAATTTGTTTGCCGTTATTATGAATCCAATCCAACGCGGCCTGATAAAGTTGAGAGCCTCCTCCTCCAGAATCTCCCGCCGAATCCGCATCTATCGAATTTATATAGGGATGATCGGTGTTTGCCGCCATCACATCCAGATGACCATTTTTTCCTGTCACACGAAGTTGTGACTGGCCTCCGTAGAAGCTCATGGAAAGTGGCTGCTTGGGGGTTTCTACTGCCTTTTCAATGTCAGTGTGAAGAGGCGATTTTGTTTTACCGTATTGAAACACCTCACCGACGTTGGCTACAGCTTGCCACAGCCTAACAAGGCCAACTGCCTTTGATTCAGAAATTTTTGATCCTAGACTGAATGTGGCCATATCCACATTCATTCGTTGAACCTCCTGCTCCACCCCCGCCACATGGGCGGCTTCTTCGGTGAGGCCGAGGGATTCATTGAGGAAGCCTTCCAGGTCGCCTAATTTCCCGGCGCGTTTCGCCTTCATCAGCCTAGAGGTTTGTTTGAGCACCTCGCGGAAGAAGTCCATCGTCTCTTGCAGCAGTTGCGTCAGCGGGGCACCGCTGGCCTTGAGACGGCGGCGTTGTTCACGCGCATCCTGTTGAGTAGCTGCGCCCACACCGCCCTGGCGTGTGCCGGTGGCCCAGAGGCGCGCTAGCTTGGCATAGGCCTCGAGGGTGGCCTGGGCATGGAGATTGGCCAGGGCGCTGCCGGGGCTGATGGGGCCGGACCGCTCCAGACCGACTTGACATGAACCCATCTTTGGTTAGAATAATAATGCGCTCCCAGATGAGGTGTCTGTGCTGTTTGAGTCTGGGGCTGCCTCGGAATCCCCGCAGATAGGGACCCCTTTAAGGGGCAGGGCCGAGTGAAATTATGCACGGCTTTTGTCGATGCATGAACATAACTCCCGACTTCTTTTGAAGTCGGGAGTTATTGTTTAATCAAGTTCATCGCGCCTTTTCCACGACAGCATTGTCACCAAATCGATAATGGGACATGTCCGGAGCATACTGTGATATGAGAGCATGATGATCTTTCACCACGCCATCCGCAGATGATGCCCATCAGTCGTCTCTAGACCGACTTGACATGAACTGATCTTTGGTTAGAATGACAATGCGCTCCCAGATGAGGTGTCTGTGCTGTTTGAGTCTGGGGCTGCTTCCGAATCCCTACAGATAGGGACTCCTTTAAGGAGCAAGGCGGGGACAAACCTGGCAAAGCAATGCTTTGCCAGGTTTTTTATTGTCAGCGTACCTTTTCAACAACTGCCCCATCGAAGTTATGCCTGGCCATGTTGGGCCGATACTGAGAGACAACACCAAATTGGTCTTTCACAATTCCCTCTTCTACCACCACCATGTGCACACCTTCGGCATAGCTGCGGAAATAGAGTGTTTCATGTCCCTGCCGTACCCGGACTTGAGCCTGTTCGATTGTCTGCTGAACTGCACCGATCCATTGAACTTTAACAGGATCTTCTGTTCGTTTTTCCACTTTTTTATCGCGTTTCTCTCCTAACATATGAGCCGCACGGTTTTCCAGTTTTGTGGGGAACCCACCTGGGCCTTGTGGATTGGCCAGGGTAATCGTTCCGCCCCAAGGATCTTTTACTTTTGGCATAGAACTTAGCCAATTTGCAATGTGACTCACCTTCTCTTGGAATGAGCCGCGTTTCATGGCGTCAAAAATGGGTCGCTTGTCAGAGAGTTTCGGAATAAAACCTTTCGCGCTCATCCAGCGGTGGCCGGGTTTCACGGCAGCCCAGGAGGTGGGTTTGTCCTGCCGGATGGGGAGGCTGAAGGCGAGGCGAGGTTTTTCAAAACCGTCGGCATCCTGCCCGCTTTCACCTGCGGCCAGAGGGCGGCCTTTGATGGCCTGGTCACGCGCCCGCTGGATGAGGGACTCGACCTGGGCATCGAAGCTGCGACCGCGATTGGAACTGAGGCCGAGGCGGGTCTGCCAGTCGGCCACAGTCTCCCGCAGCAGGTGCCAGAGATCCTGCAGGAGGCCGCGCTTTTGCAGAAGGTCTGGCCGCGCTTGCGCCCGCCGGGCGAACCATTCGATGGCGAGGTCTTGGGGATGGTCACGGAGGTGGGCGTAACCTTCTTCCTCCAGGATGGCACTGAGCTCCCCCTCAGGGATGCGCTGGGCGAGCACCTGGAAACGCTGAGCCTGCGCGGGATTCACGCCTAACAAACGATGGATACCGCCCTCTCCCACCCGCTCATGCAGGATCACGCGGGTCACTGCGGCCTGGTCACTTTCACCGGCCTGGAGTTGGATGTTGCTGGCGAGGATGATGCTGGCCCCGGTGCGTCGGTCATAGAAACCTTCGGCACCTTGGATATCGGCGATCTGAGACTCGGTGAAGGGATACTGGCGGGCGTAGTCAGAGGCTAGCAGCGCCTCCACCGTGGTGAAGAGATGCGTGTGCTCATTGACCAGGCCGGGCTGTTTCTGATTTAGAAACCGGGCCGTCTCGGCAAGGGTTTGGCCTAACTGTTCGGAGCTTCCAAGGGTGGTGCCGAGAGTGGCTCCGCTGCCGTCGGGCTGGCTGTAGAAGAGTTTTTTGTTTTGGAGTAGCGTGAATAACTTGTCGCCAGATTCATCAACTGTTCCTCCTGAGGACTGAATGTCCGCAGACTCCGTACGCTCCAGATCAGGCTTTCCAGATCCATTTGATTGAAGCGCTTGTCGTGCAACAAGGGCCCGAGAAAGTGTCGTCGCACCAACTCCGCTATTTCCGGAGTCCAGTCCTGATACGATAGATTTAAAATCTCTTTCGGATAACCTGCGCCCGGTAACAACATTTATGACAGTATCATCTTGCGGATCCCAGCGCAAGTCTTCCAGGCGGGTCTGGCCATGGGTTTGCATCGCGGACCTGACCGCCTCGTATTCCGCTCTGGCCAGTAGATCGACATTGTGATCAAAAGCTTCGCGAGAATCCCCCTCCCGCCAGCCGGGCATGTTTTCAAAGGCCTCGCCCGTTTTAAGATTGATGCCGTTGGGCATCAGATGCCCGGTTGTGCGATGACGCAGGGCGGAAGACAGCATGTGACTGAGATCTCTCTGCTGGGCAATGTCTGAAACAGACAAAGGATCAGGCCGCACACGCAATCCATTGTTATGCGCATAAGTCATGAAAGCTTGAGTGACCAAGTCACCTCCTTGGACAGGGTCATTTTCGGAGACTCGCATCTCTGTCCGGTCCATCCAGACAGTGCCATCTTTGGCATGGAAAAGGTAAGCATTGCCGCCATTTTTCAGATGGATTTGTTCCACCTTGGAGGCGTGCGGGTCTTGGATGGAGAAAGTTTCATCCACAAAGTCCACTTCCTGAGCCAGTTCATATTCTTGAACAATGCCGACCAATTCCTTGCTCTCGCTAGCCGGGCCACGACGGAAGCGATTTTCATTTTCAGCCAAAGCCTGCATGGCCTGCCCTGGGGTGCGGGGTGGCTGGGCAGCGGGCTGTCCCTGAGTCCCTTCACTTTGACTGAACTGCAGGCGGTTCTCTGAGGTAACACCGTTTCCTGCGCGCTGCTGCAGTAGGTCATTCACGAGACGGTGTTGCTCCGGCGTCATGGATTCCGCTGCGGCCTGCCAGGCCTCCTGGGCGGAGGTGAACTGGGCCTGATTTCCCGCCGCATCGGTGACGATGTAGGTTTCATCCTTTTTACGGACGGTGGGCAGAAGGCCCAGGTGGGTGGCTTCTTCAAAGGCCTTTTGCGCCCGCCCTTGCTGCTCTGTCATGGTGGCCTGGTATTCAGCGGCCACGGCGGGATCTCGGCGGGCCCACGCCTCCTGGAGAGCGACACGGGCTCCGTTCACGTCGCCTTTTTGTGCCAGGTCCACGATGATCATGCGGTCAGCCTCGATG
It includes:
- a CDS encoding putative polyvalent protein kinase domain-containing protein, which encodes MGSCQVGLERSGPISPGSALANLHAQATLEAYAKLARLWATGTRQGGVGAATQQDAREQRRRLKASGAPLTQLLQETMDFFREVLKQTSRLMKAKRAGKLGDLEGFLNESLGLTEEAAHVAGVEQEVQRMNVDMATFSLGSKISESKAVGLVRLWQAVANVGEVFQYGKTKSPLHTDIEKAVETPKQPLSMSFYGGQSQLRVTGKNGHLDVMAANTDHPYINSIDADSAGDSGGGGSQLYQAALDWIHNNGKQIRDDPQGLSEINAVRRTSNFFASALRWGTTKHLKPHAHQEVQWSNTSDVKNIASLAAKEMDNAFKAIEQARKWRYDFTNERFINESGKELNEDNFREAVMVGDPATSGIGLSTLQRAVLTASAFEAHERGVLESIIHAGIDSGRVDWPLRGVTYSLSLSDRLEALSAALGEQAQTQPEQQSALLQRAREHLATAHATWAAQPTSTSAQQQALRSLDALLTVLPPEARAQLGGFLQLSSLSTAAARHTEIEKRFTQLTDYLAQPRATQAGDASPSDPLSLGTVIEKDPTLPGLLPSSGSAPSLIRPRSKSEYHSSKLQLPYMHETDSSESSHPRRDAQAALRELTARAENDAGRNARADAGERIRAESESLVSWARDGGWLVHGERFQELRKNLKSLEGGAEHHVHAHPLTGRVIKTTKAPNFGARGNLVDYLHNIAWSNELFQDDIVFEGVVEGPDGPSVIISQPFIQGTSPTEPQIIAWMEAQGYIKDGYNKWRHPDTGAVIADTHPGNFILDAEGYLVPIDLQVLNPGKSPRPPSS